The DNA region CTGGGTTAGTAATGGAACCATCGTTTCAACGACATTGCTTTTACTACTTCAGCATACTCATTCCCGGAGAGCCGAATTTTTGCGGTTCTTTTCCCTCTCTCTCCACCGTCATGCAAGACAACAATTGACCCCGGACAAACATTCCATAAAATGTGATTTACCGCAAAATTCACTGACCGAATATGCGTGTCATAGGGAAACACATCCCCAAGGGCGATCGCCAAACCCTGTTTTTTCGCCGTTTTGATCATCTGGCGACTGTACCAACCCGATGCCGGACGAAACCATCGCACAGGCGCAAACTTCGAGATGATTTTTTGAGCTGCTAATAAATTCGTTTCAAACTCTGCTGCACTGAGGAAAATACTCGGTCGATCCTCCATCATGTGATTGCCCAGCTCATGACCTGCAGCGGCGATCGCCTCCACAATATCCTCATTATTTTTAACCTGATCCGCAATGATAAAAAATGTCGCTTTCACATGATGTTTTGCCAAAACCTCAAGGATTAATGGCGTGGTTTCACGGTCTGGCACATCATCAATCGTCAGGGCGATCGCCTTTTCATTTGTATTCACAAAATAAACAACCCCCCACGAAACCGACTGAATGATTCGCAATAACCACCGCGGCTGCGCCCACAAAATTCCAGCAATAAATAAAAGAATCCCAAAACTCAAAAAAGCCAGTATTACCCAACTCATCACAATCACCTTTATAGTTCAACAGCATTATGAATCTTGGAAAAACAAAAAGGCGATCGCCCCTCCACGCCATATCCCCTAAAAAATCCAACTAAAGCACTAGCTATTTCCACCTCAAGTTTGTAGAAAAGTCCCAACACTACGAATAAAATAAACAAGTGTTATCTGCTACGTAGCATTTTTGATTAGAGCAATCCCTTGATGTAGCAGCACCAAATTGTTTTACTACGGACGAGATCCCCTGTGAGGATATGAGCGCATCACCCGAAGAATCCAAAAACGACGCAAACGAGTCTTACGAAATAAACAATAACCAAACAACCGAGAACCAAGCCCCCGACAATCTACAAGACGCGGGGGAACCCATACAGCCAGTTTATTTCCCACCAGAGCCGATCATCGAACCAAAGACCCCCCAAACACCGCCCCCAGAAACAACTCCAACAATCATTCGCGCAACCGAAACCAGCCAGAACAACGACGACAATATCGGAAATATTTTATCCAACGTCATTACTCCCTCTTTCCTCGGCGGTGTTGGTGCAGTTGGTCTGATCGCCATTGGTTTAAATGCCCCTCGCAAACAGGTACAGATCACCCCAGAAGACGGCACGACGACCGTCTCCCAAGATTATTTACCCTCTGTAAACCTAGGAGTGGGAACAGAATTCTTTTTGTATAGTTGCATCGTCGTCATGCTAGCAACCTTAATCGGCTCCACGGGTGTTTTATCTTTAAATGGTGTACCGAAAAAAGAAGAGCGAGCCAAAACATGGCAAATCGGCATTATCTGCGCATTATTCTTCCCCACTGCGATTTCTGCCATCATCCAAAATCAATTTTTAGGAGGTCAGCAAGCCTCGGTCGAAACTTTAATTGCCGAGCAGGAAGAAAATTTAGTCCTGCAAAATGCGACCATTGAAGAGATTCAACTAGAACTTCAGCAAGCCCACCGGCAGTTGCGTCTCAGCACAGAAATTATTGCTGCACCAGAACTGTATTCTTTTCCCCAACAAAATCTTGTCATTGGCAACCAGCAGTCGATCGCCGAACTTGATCGCTTACGGATTGAGCTAGAAGAAATGAAAAAGTAACCTATAGTAACCGAACAAATAAATAATAAATGAACGGCGTTATAAATTCGCCACCATCTAATGCATCACTATCTAATTTGTCACTATCGAAAAACCCATTCACAAGGATGATATTTCCGTAGTCACTGGTGGATATGTCTTGCTTAATAAAATACCAATTCGTAAAATAAATTGTGCGCCACCTTAAGACTGCTTTAATTTGTCCCGCCCAGTTTAACGAAGGCTCACACACGCATGGGAATGAATCTAACGGTACACATTACTAGGACGGCGATCGCCCCCCTCATGCAAACTTATAGATTTAAACTCACAAACCCAAACTCACAAACCCAAACTCACAAACCCAAACTCATAAATTTCACAAAAAACATAAAAGATAAATTCTTGTATTAACCAAAATTTGAATTGCTAGGATCTGCTTTTAAAATAATGATATGCCCATGTTAGGCTAACCATGAACAAAAATTTCAGGGTCATATTGTTAGGTTTGGTAGCATGGCAAAAAATAGACAATAAGATCTACCATTACGGCAATCTCAGGTTCAGGATTTCCGAAACTTAATAACAACCTAGATTTTGGCGATCGCTCAAACGCAAATATTCTACCTATGAGCAACGTTACAGACACATTAATTAAAGCGGGACTGCTCAATGAAGTGCAGGTACAAGTTGCTCTGCATGACCAAACGCTCCATCCCGACATGCGCATCAGTGAGATTTTAGCGTTACGGGGTTGGATTGCCGAAGAAACAGTGGATTTCTTTGACCTCGTCTGGGCGATGCGCATTAAACAGACAGAGCGACAACCCATTGGCCAATATTTCATCGAAGCGAGATTAATTACCGAAGCACAGGTAGATGATGTCCTCGCTGAACAAAAAATCAGTAATTTGCGTTTCGGTGAAGTCGCTATCTTGAAGGGTTATCTCAAGGAAGAAACGGTTCGTTTTTTTGTGCAACATCTTTTCCCAGAAAATCTCAAGGTTAAAAAAGTTTCACCTTTATCACGCATTACCCAGTCCACCCATAGTCAAGCGCAACGGCGTACGATAACGAATGAGGACACCATGCAGCAGACGGAGGGAGCCGTAGCCGAAACGAAGCAGCAATATCAGCAGCAGCGTCCGCGACCTTTTCCTCCTAAGCCAGCCAAGCGCAAACTTGCGACCCGCAATTTACTTAATCGACTCAAACAGCAGGTACAAAGCAAAATTACGGAAGTGAATAAGTCCATCCAGACTCCTGAAACGCCTCAAAAATCTAGTAATCGACCTGCGCCACGCCCTAAAAAACCGGCTCTTCCCGATAACTCGTTTTCGACATCTTTTGATTTGTCTGATGCGGATGATTTAGATACCGATGATTTGGATCTCGATAATTTGTAGTCCGGATTTTTTGGTCATGTCTTAGGGATGAGTGGGTGCTTTACGCTTCAAATTTGGGTCTTAGGTTTAACGTGAGTTTTGCTTAAGCATGCTCGGAAGTACGACGCGGTGAATGGGAGAGCGAAAGATCGGGAGATGTTTCTATGCAAACAATCCTCGCTTTCAAAAAATGCAAATTTTCGTTGCTTCCCCGTGTCTCTCCCTCTCCGTGTCTCCTTTTCTCTAAAGAATTTTGGCTACATTCTTATCCATAACTGACGTTAGGTTTAGGTCAACTCGTAGTGATGGCCAAGGCTAGGGAGATTAGTACAAAGGTCTTGGGGTTCAAAAGTCAGGGATTTTTCCTAAGGTTTTGTTTACGTTGCGAGAGTTGCAGCAATCCTCAAGTTTTTAGTTCTAAGCTTATTGGCTTTGACGATGGCTTTGGCGATGATGGGAGTCTTAGAAGAAGAGTCGTAGCAACATTGTTGTAATGGTGCCGACGACATTGCCAAAGCTGTTACCGGAGCCTGTGTCTGGGTTGAGGGCGAGTTCTATTTGTTCGGTGAGGCGATCGCTGGCCTCGACACCGACGGTGGAGCCACTGGCGGCAAATAGGGTACGGGCAAAGTTTACATCTTGTTGTGCTCGATAATAGTCTTTGAGCTTGAAGTTGGCGATCGCCCGTGAGAGATAAATAGCACCATTGTCGGGGGCGAATTTAGCAGCCTGATTGTAGTAGGCGATCGCCATGCGGTGGTTACTACTTTCTGACTCGATAAAACCCCATTGGTAAAGGCGTTCAGCGGATGTCGTAGAATCCATCAGACCCACAGCACGGGTAATGTAATAGGTATTTAAAGAAGTATTTTTAAAGTTAGCGCCAGCAAGATAAGCACCCCGTAGATCTGCGCCGTCGAGATTTGCGCCTTCGAGGTTTGCTCCGGCTAAATTTGCCCCAGCGAGGGAAGCTCCAGTCAGATCTGCGCCGCTAAGGTTTGCCATGCTGAGGTCGGCACGACTGAGATTGGCCTGCCGTAAATCTGAGCCACTGATGTCTGCGCCCCCTAATTTGGCATTGACCAGACCTGTAGAAATAAGGCTACAGTTGTTGCACCGTCTGGTGGACAGGAGTTGGCTGAGATGGGTTAGGTTCTCCGCTCGGGTCACAGGGGCGATCGCCAACATACCGATTAGGGAAGAGAGAAGTAGGGATTTTTTCATAGCAATCTCAAGGAATGTGACCTAGGCATCGTAGACGGTATCGCTGTTAAAAACGTTTCCAAAACAGCACAATGCTTTCGCTCATCATAGCAGTCGTTTTTCATCGTCTTCTAAATTGCCCAAAACTCATTAGGTTTCAGTGCATTACAGAGGCTGATGCTACGCCAAGATCGAGATAACATAGAGCTTTGAGCGTGACGATAGACGCTTCCACGCAACGACCCAGGCGATCGC from [Limnothrix rosea] IAM M-220 includes:
- a CDS encoding polysaccharide deacetylase family protein, encoding MSWVILAFLSFGILLFIAGILWAQPRWLLRIIQSVSWGVVYFVNTNEKAIALTIDDVPDRETTPLILEVLAKHHVKATFFIIADQVKNNEDIVEAIAAAGHELGNHMMEDRPSIFLSAAEFETNLLAAQKIISKFAPVRWFRPASGWYSRQMIKTAKKQGLAIALGDVFPYDTHIRSVNFAVNHILWNVCPGSIVVLHDGGERGKRTAKIRLSGNEYAEVVKAMSLKRWFHY
- a CDS encoding pentapeptide repeat-containing protein encodes the protein MKKSLLLSSLIGMLAIAPVTRAENLTHLSQLLSTRRCNNCSLISTGLVNAKLGGADISGSDLRQANLSRADLSMANLSGADLTGASLAGANLAGANLEGANLDGADLRGAYLAGANFKNTSLNTYYITRAVGLMDSTTSAERLYQWGFIESESSNHRMAIAYYNQAAKFAPDNGAIYLSRAIANFKLKDYYRAQQDVNFARTLFAASGSTVGVEASDRLTEQIELALNPDTGSGNSFGNVVGTITTMLLRLFF